A genomic region of Candidatus Pseudomonas phytovorans contains the following coding sequences:
- a CDS encoding Nif3-like dinuclear metal center hexameric protein, translating into MAVALNTLVEEAERYLGSAKIQDYCPNGLQVEGRPQVSRIVSGVTASQALLDAAVEAQADLVLVHHGYFWKGENPCITGIRQRRLKTLLNNDISLLAFHLPLDVHPEVGNNVQLARQLDITVEGPLDPENPKVVGLVGSLVEPVTARDFARRVQEVLGREPLLVEGDEMIRRVGWCTGGGQGYIDTAIAAGVDLYLTGEASEQTYHSARENGVSFIAAGHHATERYGVQALGDYLARRFAVEHLFIDCPNPI; encoded by the coding sequence ATGGCCGTCGCTCTAAATACCCTGGTCGAGGAAGCCGAGCGTTACCTGGGCAGCGCGAAGATCCAGGATTATTGCCCCAATGGCCTGCAAGTGGAGGGCCGGCCGCAGGTCAGCCGTATCGTCAGTGGCGTTACCGCCAGCCAGGCCCTGTTGGATGCTGCTGTCGAGGCCCAGGCCGACCTGGTGCTGGTGCACCATGGCTACTTCTGGAAAGGCGAGAACCCTTGCATTACCGGTATTCGCCAGCGTCGGCTGAAGACTTTGCTGAACAACGATATCAGCCTGCTGGCGTTTCACCTGCCGCTGGATGTGCACCCGGAGGTGGGCAACAACGTGCAGCTGGCGCGGCAACTGGACATCACTGTCGAAGGGCCGCTGGACCCGGAGAACCCCAAGGTGGTCGGGCTGGTCGGTTCGCTGGTGGAGCCTGTGACCGCGCGTGATTTTGCCCGGCGCGTGCAGGAAGTGCTGGGGCGTGAGCCGTTGCTGGTGGAAGGGGACGAGATGATCCGCCGCGTTGGCTGGTGCACAGGTGGCGGGCAGGGTTACATCGACACCGCTATTGCGGCCGGAGTGGACCTGTACCTGACCGGCGAGGCGTCTGAGCAGACCTACCACAGTGCGCGCGAGAATGGCGTCAGCTTCATTGCGGCCGGGCACCATGCTACCGAGCGTTACGGGGTGCAGGCACTGGGTGATTACCTGGCGCGGCGCTTTGCCGTGGAGCACCTGTTCATCGATTGCCCGAACCCGATCTGA